The DNA segment CTGGAGGTCGCCCGGGGACTCGTAGGTGCCCGCGAACCAGGAACCGACCATCACGTTGGACGCGCCGGCGGCGAGAGCCATCGCCACGTCGCGCGGGTGGCGGACACCGCCGTCGGCCCACACGTGCTTGCCGTACTTCTTCGCCTCGGCGGCGCACTCCAGGACGGCGGAGAACTGCGGCCGGCCCACGCCGGTCATCATGCGGGTGGTGCACATGGCGCCGGGGCCGACGCCGACCTTGATGATGTCCGCGCCCGCGTCGATCAGGTCCTTGACGCCCTCGGCGGAGACGATGTTGCCGGCGACGATCGGCACCTGCGGGTCGAGACCGCGGACCAGCCTGACCGCGTTGATCATCGATTCCTGGTGGCCGTGCGCGGTGTCGATGACGAGCGTGTCCACACCCGCGTCGAGCAGCAGCTTGGCCTTGCCCGCCACGTCGCCGTTGATGCCGACGGCCGCGGCGACGCGCAGCCGGCCCCGCTCGTCGACGGCAGGGCTGTACAGCGTGGCGCGCAGGGCGCCCGTGCGGGTGAGGATGCCGGCGAGCCGGCCGTCCTTGTCGATGGCCGGGGCGTAGCGGCGGTTGTGCGCGTCGAGGGTGTGGAAGGCCTCGCGCGGGTCGATGTCCGCGTCGAGCAGCAGCAGGTCCTTGGACATGACCACTTCGAGCTGGGTGAAGCGGTCGACGCCGGTCAGGTCCTGGTCGGTGACGACACCGACGGGCCGCTGCTTCTCGTCGACGACCACACCGGCGTTGTGCGCCCGCTTGGGCAGCAGGGCCAGGGCGTCGGCGACGGTCTGGTGCGGGGCCAGCACGATCGGGGTGTCCAGCACCAGGTGGCGGCTCTTCACCCAGGAGATGACGTCGGTGATCACGTCGATCGGGATGTCCTGCGGGATGACCACCAGGCCGCCGCGCCGGGCGACCGTCTCGGCCATCCGGCGGCCGGCGATCGCGGTCATGTTGGCGACGACGAGCGGAATGGTGGTGCCCGTGCCGTCCGGCGAGCCGAGGTCCACGCCCTGACGCGAGCCCACCGCGGAGCGGCTCGGCACCATGAACACGTCGTCGTACGTCAGGTCGTACGCGGGCTGGATGTCATTGAGGAAACGCACGTGCCGCACATCCCAGTCGATCAGAGGTGACCCCCCGACGGGTGCGCCAGGGGGAAAAGAGCACGTACTTCATTCT comes from the Streptomyces sp. NBC_00820 genome and includes:
- a CDS encoding GuaB1 family IMP dehydrogenase-related protein, which codes for MRFLNDIQPAYDLTYDDVFMVPSRSAVGSRQGVDLGSPDGTGTTIPLVVANMTAIAGRRMAETVARRGGLVVIPQDIPIDVITDVISWVKSRHLVLDTPIVLAPHQTVADALALLPKRAHNAGVVVDEKQRPVGVVTDQDLTGVDRFTQLEVVMSKDLLLLDADIDPREAFHTLDAHNRRYAPAIDKDGRLAGILTRTGALRATLYSPAVDERGRLRVAAAVGINGDVAGKAKLLLDAGVDTLVIDTAHGHQESMINAVRLVRGLDPQVPIVAGNIVSAEGVKDLIDAGADIIKVGVGPGAMCTTRMMTGVGRPQFSAVLECAAEAKKYGKHVWADGGVRHPRDVAMALAAGASNVMVGSWFAGTYESPGDLQQDANGRLYKESFGMASARAVRNRTSEESSYDRARKALFEEGISTSRMFLDPARPGVEDLIDSIIAGVRSSCTYAGAASLEEFAEKAIVGIQSAAGYAEGKPLHASWS